Proteins from one Pseudomonas sp. KBS0710 genomic window:
- a CDS encoding 5-carboxymethyl-2-hydroxymuconate isomerase, protein MPHVYLEYTAGVADEVDFKSACQRLHRTLVEVSGLRLDLVKTRLVSYDHAFVGDCDERQHFIHLNVSTVTGKAGDDEQRRALSTALLEVMADIFAPALLRHKVDLSVQVTEVPASGYVRKRSATLLP, encoded by the coding sequence ATGCCACATGTCTATCTTGAGTACACCGCCGGGGTGGCTGACGAGGTTGATTTCAAAAGTGCCTGCCAGCGTCTGCATCGAACACTGGTCGAGGTGTCGGGGTTGCGACTGGACCTGGTCAAAACCCGCCTGGTCAGCTACGACCACGCGTTCGTTGGCGATTGTGACGAGCGCCAGCATTTCATCCACCTCAACGTCTCCACGGTGACCGGCAAGGCCGGTGACGATGAGCAGCGACGCGCGCTCAGCACGGCGCTGCTCGAAGTGATGGCCGATATCTTCGCGCCTGCGCTGCTGCGACATAAGGTTGATCTGTCGGTGCAAGTCACCGAGGTTCCGGCCAGTGGTTATGTGCGCAAGCGATCGGCGACCTTACTGCCGTGA